In the genome of Chryseobacterium sp. 52, the window ATTCAGCAATAAGTCAAAAGAATTAACCCAGCTTTGGGCCTGGATATCTCCGAAATTTAAAGAATATACCATGCATTCCGCTGCATTCAGTCCTCCAAGCTTTGTATTGACTCCTTCATTGATCAATCTGTAGTAATCCAAAGTAGATACCCAGCTTATTCCGCCTACCATTCCTATTTTTTTCATAAAATTGGGTTATTGATTATTGAAGACAAATCTAGATAAAAAGTTCTACAGTATCTCTGATGTCAGTAAGGGGATTTATAAAATCAATGATGGATGCATCACTGGAAACCTTTAGTCAGCTCATATCCATACACGGCTCCGGTGTCTATGTTAACTGAGTTTGAGATTAGTTTGTAAACGATCTTTTTTGTACATCCATAGTTTATTGCTACTTTAGTGATATCTATAACCAGATCTAATGTCGCAAAGAAAATTTATACTACTTTCTATCCTTAAAACATTCCTTATTTCCGCGATAGTTTCAACGGTTATTCTGATCATTTACATAATGATTACAGAAGTTCCACGTGAACATCCGAATGAGCCTCCCAGAAACTGTGATATGAGTGGTCTGGCATATGTCCTTTTGATCTTCTGGATTCTTTCCATGAGTATTGTTTCCTTCAGCAGTCTTTTGTCTCTTTTAAAACCCTTTCAGGGGAAAATAGAAAGATGGCTGTGCTGGTTTTTGCTGCCGATACTCACTACAGGCTACTTTTTTGTAGAAATTTCTGGCGGAAAAATCGATGGGGATGGAATAGCGTTTTTTTTGATTGCTAATCTGCCATGGTTTCTTTTGTGGGGAGTTTATTATTCTAATTTAAAGAAGCATTAATAACATATAAGCCGATAAAGACAGACTATGAAAAAACTTTTTCTACTCATTGTAAGTACTATTTTTGGGATTCTTATGCATGCTCAGCCGATCACTTTAAAATATGCTACTGAAATGAAAGAACTCAGGCTGAAACTGTATTATGGGAATGGCGGGAAAGGAGCTTTTATACAGTATGAAGGGAAGAAAGAAATTATTCCGTTAAAGGTCAATAGTTACAGACTGGATACCATTTCACAAGGCCCCGATCAACCGGCTCATCATTATTTTGTATGGGATGAAATGGTCAACGGAAAACTTAACGGAACGTATAAAATGATGCAAATGCAGAATGTTATTGTAGATCCTTCTTACATCAGAATACGGGATTTCATGCATTTCAACCTTGAACTTGTGGAAGAAGAGGGAGGTCCGGACGGCGATGATAAATACCTGCTGCATGGTGCCATGATCTCTTTTAATCATTTTTATAATAACAAACTGCTGATCGAATATCCTGACGGAAAAAAGATGAGTGCAGAGCTTCCTTTTCCGGACAGCCCTGATGCAGCAATGCAGAGTTTTATAGAAGATTATAATTTTGATGGATATGATGATCTTGCATTCACCATTCCGGATGCAGGAATGGGAGTTTACAATATGTTCACCATTTATCTTTATAATCCCAAAACTAAACGGTTTAATCAGCTTAAAGAGCCGGACTACTCAAAGTCCGGATGTTCGTGTCTTTGTGATGTATTAACAAACAAAGAAAAGAAGCTCCTGCAGACCGGTTGTAGAGGGGGTGCTTCATGGCATCAGGATTTGTACCGTTTTGATAAAACCGGGATCTTAAGATGGGTCAGATCCAGAGAATTGGGAGAAGACTAATAGGTGTTAATTATTTTACTGCGTAAAGTGAAGGGCAAATTTTTAAGAACCAAAATAGAAGATTGATATTCTGACTTTACATCTTTATTCTAAAGCTCTCACATTTTCGGGTTTGCAAAGCGTGTTCTTTTACCTTAAAATTTCTTTATTAAAAACAAAAATTACTGCCCTAAAAGACAGTAATAGTTTGTAAAGATCAGCTGATATGATAGTTCAATCAGTTTGTGGTTTTTTTCTGCAGAAATTAATTCTGTTATTGAGAAAGCTGATCTTTAAGGGCTGCTTTAATTCGGCCGCTGTTATTTAATATTTTCAGTCTGAATTGACCCTCATGGGATGAGTTATTTACGATAAAAACTTGATGGTTGAAATCTACTTTAACTTTGACCGAATCGTTCTTAGGCAGCTCCTTTATTTCATGGTTATTGATTACATATTGAAGTGGGTCTGTCTGCGAAGGATTATATAAAACCACGTCGAGACGCTCTTTAGATGAGTTTTTGATTTTTAAATTTTTGTGAGCAGGAATTTTCCAATGGTTACGGTAGATATGTCTGCCTTTAATAATTTGAAAAGAGGATAAAAAAATAAACAGGACTGCAGAAAAAATAAATAGGGGATAAAAATAGATTTTTTTCATCTTTTGGACTATTAATTTGTTTTTTAGGTACAGAACTGACGTTATTTTCAGCAAAAATAGATCACTGTATTTTGATAGCCACTACACTTTTGTGTAGATTTGCTTAAGTATTATAAATACTACACTTTTGGGTAGTTATTTTGTTGATGTATAAGAGATATATGGAAGAAATTAATAGATTTTTTAACGATAAAAATGAGGTTCACCATGATGCGGAAATAGACCGCAGCCAGGTAGGGGAATATCTGGAAGCGGTAAAGGCATTTTCCAGAATTACCTACCAGAGTTTGTACGTCATAGATTATCAGACCAGAGCTTTTGAGTATGTATCTGAAAATCCACTGTTTTTGTGTGGGAAAACCTCGGAAGAGGTGAAAGAACTTGGGTATGCTTTTTATTTTCAAAATGTAAAGCCTGAAGATGTAGAACTGCTAATAAAGATCAATGAGGCAGGTTTTGAGTTCTACGAAAATATTCCTGTACATGAACGAAAGCTGTATTCTATTTCCTATGATTTTTATCTGATCAACTCTAAGAAGAATATGGTTCTTGTCAATCATAAACTTACCCCTATGTTTTTAACCGAAGAAGGGCAGATCTGGAAAGCATTGTGTGTCGTCTCACTTTCCAACAGTACCGCTTCCGGGAATGTGGTGATCAGCAGAGAAGGTTCAGATGAACTTTGGAAATATAATCTTGAGAGTAATAGATGGGAAAAAGACGAGAAAATAAAGCTTTCCCAAAGAGAATATGAGATTTTGAGCCTCTATGCGAGTGGACTGACTATTAATGAAATCGCAGAAAAATTATTTATTTCTGCAGATACCGTAAAATTTCACAGGAAAAAGCTGTTTGAGAAAATTGGAGTGAACAACATCGCTGAAGCGCTTGGTTATGCTAAAACCAATAAATTGCTGTAAATCAATATAATTCAATACCGTTTTTTTACGGTATTTTTTATGAGGTCTTTCATGATTCAAATTTAGGTCTGATATTTGCACTGGGTAGCCAAACTAAATGGCCTATTTTATTTATGAAAAACATATCTGTGAAAAAATCATTTTTATATGCATGTATCTGCGCTGTATTCATGATTTCATGTAAAAAGGAAATTGAGAAAATAAGCGATACTTTTAAAGATACCGTCTCTTCATCAGAAACTCCCATGGTAGAAAAAGACTCTATCAGGAAAGATTCTGTAGTGCAAAAAGAATCCGTTCCGCCGGCAATGCAGGAAAACGGCTTTTATAATGCTTTTGTTCTTCCGAAAGATAAGAAGCTAAGAGATTCTGTCTATGCAGAATTCAGTAAGAAATATAGCGAGAAAGAGCGGTATGCTATTCTGGCATTGAACAGACTTGACTCTAAAAACAGATACAACGCTGATACATTAGTGGTTCCTGCTAAAATAGACACCACACTGATGTCTTACTCACCTTTTCCCATGCAGCTGGATGTATTAAGCGGAGTGAAAAAATTTGTAATTTTTTCCTATCCTATACAGGCTTACGGAGTATATTCTAACGGAAGTCTTGTAAAGTGGGGCCCAACAAGTATGGGAAAAAAAGCGGCACAGACAACAAGAGGTCTTACGTTTGCCAACTGGAAAAAGAAACTCTCAATTTCAACGGTTAGCAGTGAATGGAAACTTCCTTATAATTTCAATATCCATAATATCGGAGGTATCGGATGGCATCAGTATGATCTTCCGGGATATCCGGCTTCACATTCGTGTCTGCGTCTTTTGATGAAAGATGCTCAGTGGCTGTACTCTTATGCAGATACCTGGATCCTGAATCCGGGAGGTGCCACTACAAAAGCAAAAGGAACGGCAGTGATGGTATTCGGAGATTATAAATGGGGAGGAAGAAAGCCCTGGAAAAAACTCCTGGATGATCCCAACGCCAATAATATTTCAGTAGAAGAAATGACTAAACTTCTGGAACCGAACGTTGATAAAATGCTCAGAGAGCAGGATAACAGAGAAAAAGTAGCAGATTCTATAAGAACGGCCAAAGCAATGGCTGAACCCGTTCAAAGCGAAAAAACAACAGAAATTCCTGCTAATTAATTTTCTTTTCAAATTGTGAAGTAGATTCTTCGGCAAATCTTCTCAGTTTAAGCATTTCATCTTTACCCTTGTGTTGCCCGAATCTGGCTGCCGCATAAGTAAGGAGAATACAGAATAACATAGCAAATGAAGCGCTCAGTGCCCACGGGAACTCGGCGCTTTTTATTTGTTTTGCTACATAGTACATGGTGAAAAACGTCATCCAGAGAATCGAAAAGGAAAAGTAAAGAAACATAAAGAACGTCCATACTGCTGAGCTTGGCCCAAATACTCCCCTTATAGCGATATCATCATCTTCAACTTCTATTCTTAAAGAAAGTCTTGGTTTCCAGTAATTGTCATATTCTGTTTCTGCCCAGATAGTAGCAACTTCTTTGTTGATATTTCCGGAAAATTCATCTTTATGGTCGGCAAGGTATTTTTTTAAGTTCTCCGCATATTCCTCTTTCGTAAGATGGGTAAACATCTTGAATCTTGGTCGGGTTCTTATTTTATCTATGGTGCTTTCTTCGGTTTTCATATTTTATTCTTGATAAGGGATCGGGTCTTCTAATACAAAATTAAAGGTCATTTTGTTGTTTTTTCTCTGAACAACCATGGTGATGCTTCTTCCTTCATCAGATCT includes:
- a CDS encoding response regulator transcription factor, with translation MEEINRFFNDKNEVHHDAEIDRSQVGEYLEAVKAFSRITYQSLYVIDYQTRAFEYVSENPLFLCGKTSEEVKELGYAFYFQNVKPEDVELLIKINEAGFEFYENIPVHERKLYSISYDFYLINSKKNMVLVNHKLTPMFLTEEGQIWKALCVVSLSNSTASGNVVISREGSDELWKYNLESNRWEKDEKIKLSQREYEILSLYASGLTINEIAEKLFISADTVKFHRKKLFEKIGVNNIAEALGYAKTNKLL
- a CDS encoding L,D-transpeptidase yields the protein MKNISVKKSFLYACICAVFMISCKKEIEKISDTFKDTVSSSETPMVEKDSIRKDSVVQKESVPPAMQENGFYNAFVLPKDKKLRDSVYAEFSKKYSEKERYAILALNRLDSKNRYNADTLVVPAKIDTTLMSYSPFPMQLDVLSGVKKFVIFSYPIQAYGVYSNGSLVKWGPTSMGKKAAQTTRGLTFANWKKKLSISTVSSEWKLPYNFNIHNIGGIGWHQYDLPGYPASHSCLRLLMKDAQWLYSYADTWILNPGGATTKAKGTAVMVFGDYKWGGRKPWKKLLDDPNANNISVEEMTKLLEPNVDKMLREQDNREKVADSIRTAKAMAEPVQSEKTTEIPAN
- a CDS encoding XAC2610-related protein, whose protein sequence is MKKLFLLIVSTIFGILMHAQPITLKYATEMKELRLKLYYGNGGKGAFIQYEGKKEIIPLKVNSYRLDTISQGPDQPAHHYFVWDEMVNGKLNGTYKMMQMQNVIVDPSYIRIRDFMHFNLELVEEEGGPDGDDKYLLHGAMISFNHFYNNKLLIEYPDGKKMSAELPFPDSPDAAMQSFIEDYNFDGYDDLAFTIPDAGMGVYNMFTIYLYNPKTKRFNQLKEPDYSKSGCSCLCDVLTNKEKKLLQTGCRGGASWHQDLYRFDKTGILRWVRSRELGED